A stretch of Miscanthus floridulus cultivar M001 chromosome 13, ASM1932011v1, whole genome shotgun sequence DNA encodes these proteins:
- the LOC136500734 gene encoding pentatricopeptide repeat-containing protein At5g18390, mitochondrial-like yields MSAAAVLCRLGLGLRRLSTLPEFPAAAAGAPQPHHPTSKDAYFAAVHHLSTIVRRDFYLERTLNRLRLPSPFPPDLALRVICAAAPAAPLHATRFLAWLRAKPSFAASAEHFDALLLPLARARLFPHLWSLASDMRGLGLPLSPTTFSAVISSYGHSRLPDQAVEVFNRLPRFGCPQTTEVYNALLDALCANGNFTGAYKLLRRMARKGVAPDRATFSTLVDSWCAAGKLKEAQAFLDDMASRGFRPPVRGRDLLVDGLVRAGHLEEAKAIALRMTKEGILPDVATFNSLAEALCNAGDVDFAVALLADASSRGLCPDISTYKVMLPAVAKVGKIEEAFRLFYAAVEDGHRPFPSLYAAIIKALCKAGRFADGFAFFGDMKMKGHPPNRPVYVMLVKMCVRGGRFVEAANYLVEMSEAGFTPRAPTFNAVVDGLRHCGKHDLARRLEQLEVSLKGN; encoded by the coding sequence ATGTCGGCGGCCGCCGTCCTGTGCCGGCTTGGGCTCGGCCTCCGCCGCCTCTCCACACTCCCCGAGTTCCCCGCGGCCGCGGCGGGGGCGCCGCAGCCGCACCACCCGACCTCGAAGGACGCCTACTTCGCGGCGGTgcaccacctctccaccatcgtGCGGCGCGATTTCTACCTGGAGCGCACCTTGAACCGCCTCCGCCTCCCGTCCCCGTTCCCTCCCGACCTGGCGCTCCGCGTCATctgcgccgccgcccccgccgcgcCGCTCCACGCCACGCGCTTCCTTGCCTGGCTCCGCGCCAAGCCGTCCTTCGCGGCCTCCGCCGAGCACTTCGACGCGCTGCTCCTCCCGCTCGCGCGCGCGCGGCTCTTCCCCCACCTCTGGTCCCTCGCCTCCGACATGCGCGGACTCGGCCTCCCCCTCTCGCCGACCACCTTCTCCGCGGTCATCTCGTCCTACGGCCACTCCCGCCTCCCCGACCAGGCCGTCGAGGTGTTCAACCGCCTCCCTCGATTTGGCTGCCCCCAGACCACCGAGGTCTACAACGCCCTCCTCGACGCGCTCTGCGCCAACGGCAACTTCACCGGCGCCTACAAGCTGCTCCGCAGGATGGCGCGCAAGGGCGTGGCCCCCGACCGCGCCACGTTCAGCACCCTCGTTGACTCCTGGTGCGCGGCGGGGAAGCTCAAGGAGGCGCAGGCGTTTCTCGACGACATGGCGAGCCGCGGGTTCCGCCCACCGGTGCGCGGCCGTGACCTCCTCGTCGACGGGCTCGTCCGCGCTGGGCACCTGGAGGAGGCCAAGGCCATCGCCCTCCGTATGACCAAGGAGGGCATCCTCCCCGATGTTGCTACATTCAACTCCCTTGCCGAGGCGCTCTGCAATGCTGGAGATGTGGACTTCGCCGTGGCTCTTCTTGCTGATGCTTCCAGTCGAGGCCTCTGTCCAGACATCTCAACATACAAGGTAATGCTACCAGCTGTGGCCAAGGTTGGCAAAATTGAGGAGGCATTCAGGTTGTTCTATGCGGCTGTTGAGGATGGCCATCGACCATTCCCGAGTCTCTATGCAGCGATCATCAAGGCACTTTGTAAGGCAGGGCGCTTCGCAGATGGTTTCGCCTTCTTTGGTGATATGAAGATGAAGGGGCACCCACCGAATCGCCCTGTGTATGTGATGCTTGTCAAAATGTGTGTGAGGGGCGGTCGGTTTGTGGAGGCTGCAAACTACCTAGTTGAGATGAGTGAGGCAGGGTTCACACCCCGGGCACCGACCTTTAATGCTGTAGTTGATGGGCTTCGACATTGTGGGAAGCATGACCTCGCCCGAAGATTGGAACAGCTTGAGGTGTCCCTGAAGGGAAATTAA
- the LOC136501172 gene encoding uncharacterized protein isoform X1, giving the protein MPPPAPGSNDTPVAERWASLPEDLIRLVSSRLLAGDLLDYVRFRAVCGGWRSATASPRGHGVVDPRFHPRRWMMLPEGHGLHPGHPHLRGYIRFLNLDTGTVVRAHLPLLSDHCVVDSIDGLLVLLRGQDSAVRLVHPFTGDIVELPPLASVLPHLGLLDSLPAPHRIKRLAESICASASFSGGAITVMLALHEANHIAFTTPLDQQWTVSTWRYPPGCPSPLSFQGKLYTVNRVGLSGESEFTGEWESFGDIQVFQIDPPVNDGMGSGSKLQLPKLIATLPEGNLNIPMGLVECDSEILVVGYKDWGMRHFAVFELTDLIQQRYIPITSIEDNTLFISERSLSVVPKALPTPMGDSVVCLEPIQHNLVHQQLNSGTWSPATDDCSLYGPASAGPCSLIHLIFNCCMRNRWNKGQVFGKYILGSYGPA; this is encoded by the exons ATGCCACCTCCGGCACCGGGGTCCAACGACACCCCCGTTGCCGAGCGCTGGGCCTCACTGCCCGAGGATCTGATCCGCCTCGTCTCGTCGCGCTTGCTCGCCGGCGACCTGCTGGACTACGTCCGCTTCCGGGCCGTCTGCGGCGGCTGGCGGTCCGCCACCGCCTCCCCTCGCGGTCACGGCGTCGTCGACCCGCGCTTCCACCCGCGCCGCTGGATgatgcttccggagggccacggACTTCACCCCGGCCACCCTCACCTGCGCGGGTACATCCGCTTCCTCAACCTCGACACGGGGACCGTTGTCCGCGCCCACCTCCCTCTCCTCAGCGACCACTGCGTCGTCGATTCGATCGACGGCCTCCTCGTCCTGCTGCGGGGCCAGGATAGCGCCGTCCGCCTCGTCCACCCTTTCACTGGCGACATCGTGGAGCTCCCACCGCTGGCGAGCGTCCTCCCGCACTTAGGACTGCTGGATAGCTTACCCGCGCCACACAGGATCAAAAGGCTCGCGGAGTCAATCTGTGCTTCTGCTTCCTTCAGCGGTGGGGCCATCACCGTTATGCTTGCCCTTCATGAGGCAAACCATATAGCCTTCACTACCCCCCTGGACCAGCAATGGACTGTGTCAACCTGGAGGTACCCACCAGGATGCCCTTCACCATTGTCATTCCAAGGCAAACTGTACACGGTTAATAGGGTCGGATTATCTGGCGAATCGGAATTTACTGGCGAATGGGAATCATTTGGCGATATCCAGGTTTTCCAGATTGATCCACCTGTGAATGATGGGATGGGCTCCGGTTCTAAGCTACAGCTGCCAAAGTTGATTGCCACACTCCCAGAGGGCAACCTCAATATCCCTATGGGTCTCGTAGAATGTGATTCAGAAATCCTAGTGGTTGGCTACAAAGATTGGGGCATGCGTCACTTTGCAGTTTTCGAGCTCACGGATCTTATCCAGCAAAGGTATATCCCGATAACAAGCATCGAAGACAATACCTTGTTCATTTCAGAAAGGAGCTTGAGTGTTGTCCCTAAAGCGTTGCCTACCCCTATGGGTGACAGTGTCGTCTGTCTTGAACCAATACAACACAATCTTGTGCACCAACAGCTCAATAGTGGCACCTGGTCACCCGCAACCGATGATTGCAGCCTGTATGGTCCTGCATCTGCAGGTCCTTGTAGCCTCATCCACCTTATCTTCAACTGCTGCATGCGCAATCGATG GAACAAAGGGCAAGTATTCGGAAAGTACATATTAGGTTCATATGGTCCAGCGTGA
- the LOC136501172 gene encoding uncharacterized protein isoform X2, which yields MPPPAPGSNDTPVAERWASLPEDLIRLVSSRLLAGDLLDYVRFRAVCGGWRSATASPRGHGVVDPRFHPRRWMMLPEGHGLHPGHPHLRGYIRFLNLDTGTVVRAHLPLLSDHCVVDSIDGLLVLLRGQDSAVRLVHPFTGDIVELPPLASVLPHLGLLDSLPAPHRIKRLAESICASASFSGGAITVMLALHEANHIAFTTPLDQQWTVSTWRYPPGCPSPLSFQGKLYTVNRVGLSGESEFTGEWESFGDIQVFQIDPPVNDGMGSGSKLQLPKLIATLPEGNLNIPMGLVECDSEILVVGYKDWGMRHFAVFELTDLIQQSVVCLEPIQHNLVHQQLNSGTWSPATDDCSLYGPASAGPCSLIHLIFNCCMRNRWNKGQVFGKYILGSYGPA from the exons ATGCCACCTCCGGCACCGGGGTCCAACGACACCCCCGTTGCCGAGCGCTGGGCCTCACTGCCCGAGGATCTGATCCGCCTCGTCTCGTCGCGCTTGCTCGCCGGCGACCTGCTGGACTACGTCCGCTTCCGGGCCGTCTGCGGCGGCTGGCGGTCCGCCACCGCCTCCCCTCGCGGTCACGGCGTCGTCGACCCGCGCTTCCACCCGCGCCGCTGGATgatgcttccggagggccacggACTTCACCCCGGCCACCCTCACCTGCGCGGGTACATCCGCTTCCTCAACCTCGACACGGGGACCGTTGTCCGCGCCCACCTCCCTCTCCTCAGCGACCACTGCGTCGTCGATTCGATCGACGGCCTCCTCGTCCTGCTGCGGGGCCAGGATAGCGCCGTCCGCCTCGTCCACCCTTTCACTGGCGACATCGTGGAGCTCCCACCGCTGGCGAGCGTCCTCCCGCACTTAGGACTGCTGGATAGCTTACCCGCGCCACACAGGATCAAAAGGCTCGCGGAGTCAATCTGTGCTTCTGCTTCCTTCAGCGGTGGGGCCATCACCGTTATGCTTGCCCTTCATGAGGCAAACCATATAGCCTTCACTACCCCCCTGGACCAGCAATGGACTGTGTCAACCTGGAGGTACCCACCAGGATGCCCTTCACCATTGTCATTCCAAGGCAAACTGTACACGGTTAATAGGGTCGGATTATCTGGCGAATCGGAATTTACTGGCGAATGGGAATCATTTGGCGATATCCAGGTTTTCCAGATTGATCCACCTGTGAATGATGGGATGGGCTCCGGTTCTAAGCTACAGCTGCCAAAGTTGATTGCCACACTCCCAGAGGGCAACCTCAATATCCCTATGGGTCTCGTAGAATGTGATTCAGAAATCCTAGTGGTTGGCTACAAAGATTGGGGCATGCGTCACTTTGCAGTTTTCGAGCTCACGGATCTTATCCAGCAAAG TGTCGTCTGTCTTGAACCAATACAACACAATCTTGTGCACCAACAGCTCAATAGTGGCACCTGGTCACCCGCAACCGATGATTGCAGCCTGTATGGTCCTGCATCTGCAGGTCCTTGTAGCCTCATCCACCTTATCTTCAACTGCTGCATGCGCAATCGATG GAACAAAGGGCAAGTATTCGGAAAGTACATATTAGGTTCATATGGTCCAGCGTGA